In the Gossypium raimondii isolate GPD5lz chromosome 9, ASM2569854v1, whole genome shotgun sequence genome, one interval contains:
- the LOC105793135 gene encoding uncharacterized protein LOC105793135 isoform X2, translated as MAEGVGEEKKKFSIWDLPDVPMGQLPPHLELQQSRVSCNKDAPIHTESIQYSGAYASMGIDNSSRLDRFSNNFRVEVVRLNEDDMEFDMIGIDAAIANSFRGILIAELPTMAIEKVLIANNTSIIQDEVLAHRLGLVTIRVDPRLFEYLSENDQPNEKNTIVFKLHVQCKRGSPRITVKSDALKWLPNGSELVKETRNTASDSSSKPETYTYFGCSQETIPEFVKNPIIPKYPNIIIVKLGPGQEIELEAHVVKGIGKTHAKWSPVATACYRMLPEVVLLEDIEDDLAEELKSKCLVNVFDIEDLGKGRRRATVARPRACTLCRECIRGEDWEKRVALRRVKDHFILKILEDKCERVITELS; from the exons ATGGCAGAGGGGgtaggagaagaaaagaagaaattttcaatCTGGGATTTGCCAGATGTGCCAATGGGTCAACTTCCACCGCATCTTGAACTCCAACAAAGTCGTGTTTCATGCAATAAGGACGCCCCTATCCAT ACTGAGAGTATTCAATATTCTGGCGCTTATGCATCGATGGGAATTGATAATAGTTCACGACTTGACCGATTCTCTAACAACTTTAGAGTTGAAGTGGTTCGACTCAATGAAGATGACATGGAGTTTGATATGATCGGTATTGATGCAGCTATTGCCAATTCATTCAGGGGGATCCTTATAGCTGAG CTTCCTACAATGGCAATTGAAAAAGTTCTTATTGCAAACAACACATCAATAATCCAAGATGAAGTTCTTGCTCATAGGTTGGGCCTCGTTACAATCCGTGTTGACCCAAGGCTTTTTGAGTATCTTTCag AAAATGATCAGCCAAATGAAAAGAACACCATTGTTTTCAAACTCCACGTTCAATGTAAAAGAGGTAGTCCACGTATTACAG TTAAATCGGATGCATTAAAGTGGTTGCCTAATGGGAGTGAACTGGTTAAGGAAACAAGAAATACAGCTTCAGATTCATCATCAAAGCCTGAAACATACACTTACTTCGGTTGCAGTCAAGAGACCATTCCAGAATTTGTCAAGAACCCCATTATCCCTAAGTAtccaaatattattattgttaaactTGGCCCTGGCCAG GAAATTGAACTGGAAGCACATGTTGTTAAAGGCATTGGGAAAACACATGCAAAGTGGTCCCCAGTGGCCACTGCTTGTTATCGGATGCTTCCTGAG gttGTATTATTGGAAGATATCGAAGATGACCTTGCTGAAGAACTCAAAAGCAAATGCCTTGTTAATGTGTTTGATATAGAAGATCTTGGAAAAG GTAGGAGAAGGGCAACTGTAGCAAGGCCACGTGCGTGCACACTTTGCAGAGAATGCATAAGAGGTGAAGATTGGGAGAAACGTGTGGCACTGCGCCGTGTTAAAG
- the LOC105793135 gene encoding uncharacterized protein LOC105793135 isoform X3, translated as MAEGVGEEKKKFSIWDLPDVPMGQLPPHLELQQSRVSCNKDAPIHTESIQYSGAYASMGIDNSSRLDRFSNNFRVEVVRLNEDDMEFDMIGIDAAIANSFRGILIAELPTMAIEKVLIANNTSIIQDEVLAHRLGLVTIRVDPRLFEYLSENDQPNEKNTIVFKLHVQCKRGSPRITVKSDALKWLPNGSELVKETRNTASDSSSKPETYTYFGCSQETIPEFVKNPIIPKYPNIIIVKLGPGQEIELEAHVVKGIGKTHAKWSPVATACYRMLPEVVLLEDIEDDLAEELKSKCLVNVFDIEDLGKGRRRATVARPRACTLCRECIRGEDWEKRVALRRVKDHFIC; from the exons ATGGCAGAGGGGgtaggagaagaaaagaagaaattttcaatCTGGGATTTGCCAGATGTGCCAATGGGTCAACTTCCACCGCATCTTGAACTCCAACAAAGTCGTGTTTCATGCAATAAGGACGCCCCTATCCAT ACTGAGAGTATTCAATATTCTGGCGCTTATGCATCGATGGGAATTGATAATAGTTCACGACTTGACCGATTCTCTAACAACTTTAGAGTTGAAGTGGTTCGACTCAATGAAGATGACATGGAGTTTGATATGATCGGTATTGATGCAGCTATTGCCAATTCATTCAGGGGGATCCTTATAGCTGAG CTTCCTACAATGGCAATTGAAAAAGTTCTTATTGCAAACAACACATCAATAATCCAAGATGAAGTTCTTGCTCATAGGTTGGGCCTCGTTACAATCCGTGTTGACCCAAGGCTTTTTGAGTATCTTTCag AAAATGATCAGCCAAATGAAAAGAACACCATTGTTTTCAAACTCCACGTTCAATGTAAAAGAGGTAGTCCACGTATTACAG TTAAATCGGATGCATTAAAGTGGTTGCCTAATGGGAGTGAACTGGTTAAGGAAACAAGAAATACAGCTTCAGATTCATCATCAAAGCCTGAAACATACACTTACTTCGGTTGCAGTCAAGAGACCATTCCAGAATTTGTCAAGAACCCCATTATCCCTAAGTAtccaaatattattattgttaaactTGGCCCTGGCCAG GAAATTGAACTGGAAGCACATGTTGTTAAAGGCATTGGGAAAACACATGCAAAGTGGTCCCCAGTGGCCACTGCTTGTTATCGGATGCTTCCTGAG gttGTATTATTGGAAGATATCGAAGATGACCTTGCTGAAGAACTCAAAAGCAAATGCCTTGTTAATGTGTTTGATATAGAAGATCTTGGAAAAG GTAGGAGAAGGGCAACTGTAGCAAGGCCACGTGCGTGCACACTTTGCAGAGAATGCATAAGAGGTGAAGATTGGGAGAAACGTGTGGCACTGCGCCGTGTTAAAG
- the LOC105793135 gene encoding uncharacterized protein LOC105793135 isoform X1, with translation MAEGVGEEKKKFSIWDLPDVPMGQLPPHLELQQSRVSCNKDAPIHTESIQYSGAYASMGIDNSSRLDRFSNNFRVEVVRLNEDDMEFDMIGIDAAIANSFRGILIAELPTMAIEKVLIANNTSIIQDEVLAHRLGLVTIRVDPRLFEYLSENDQPNEKNTIVFKLHVQCKRGSPRITVKSDALKWLPNGSELVKETRNTASDSSSKPETYTYFGCSQETIPEFVKNPIIPKYPNIIIVKLGPGQEIELEAHVVKGIGKTHAKWSPVATACYRMLPEVVLLEDIEDDLAEELKSKCLVNVFDIEDLGKGRRRATVARPRACTLCRECIRGEDWEKRVALRRVKDHFISLPPEILFTEAVKILEDKCERVITELS, from the exons ATGGCAGAGGGGgtaggagaagaaaagaagaaattttcaatCTGGGATTTGCCAGATGTGCCAATGGGTCAACTTCCACCGCATCTTGAACTCCAACAAAGTCGTGTTTCATGCAATAAGGACGCCCCTATCCAT ACTGAGAGTATTCAATATTCTGGCGCTTATGCATCGATGGGAATTGATAATAGTTCACGACTTGACCGATTCTCTAACAACTTTAGAGTTGAAGTGGTTCGACTCAATGAAGATGACATGGAGTTTGATATGATCGGTATTGATGCAGCTATTGCCAATTCATTCAGGGGGATCCTTATAGCTGAG CTTCCTACAATGGCAATTGAAAAAGTTCTTATTGCAAACAACACATCAATAATCCAAGATGAAGTTCTTGCTCATAGGTTGGGCCTCGTTACAATCCGTGTTGACCCAAGGCTTTTTGAGTATCTTTCag AAAATGATCAGCCAAATGAAAAGAACACCATTGTTTTCAAACTCCACGTTCAATGTAAAAGAGGTAGTCCACGTATTACAG TTAAATCGGATGCATTAAAGTGGTTGCCTAATGGGAGTGAACTGGTTAAGGAAACAAGAAATACAGCTTCAGATTCATCATCAAAGCCTGAAACATACACTTACTTCGGTTGCAGTCAAGAGACCATTCCAGAATTTGTCAAGAACCCCATTATCCCTAAGTAtccaaatattattattgttaaactTGGCCCTGGCCAG GAAATTGAACTGGAAGCACATGTTGTTAAAGGCATTGGGAAAACACATGCAAAGTGGTCCCCAGTGGCCACTGCTTGTTATCGGATGCTTCCTGAG gttGTATTATTGGAAGATATCGAAGATGACCTTGCTGAAGAACTCAAAAGCAAATGCCTTGTTAATGTGTTTGATATAGAAGATCTTGGAAAAG GTAGGAGAAGGGCAACTGTAGCAAGGCCACGTGCGTGCACACTTTGCAGAGAATGCATAAGAGGTGAAGATTGGGAGAAACGTGTGGCACTGCGCCGTGTTAAAG